In a genomic window of Glycine max cultivar Williams 82 chromosome 13, Glycine_max_v4.0, whole genome shotgun sequence:
- the SPCH3 gene encoding transcription factor SPEECHLESS, with translation MEPQKSLLMDESLCDIFKDTEFGDTHFGGGDLFSILESIDDLKDFPPTNNNEAVIGRTSKENEQNSRMVSQKVLISSSAPQDSETEHEISPKSKRQKLRSTSPEELQKVSHITVERNRRKQMNENLLVLRSLMPSFYVKRGDQASIIGGVVDYINEMQQLLQCLEAKKQRKVYIEVLSPRLVSSPRPSPLSPRKPPLSPRISLPISPRTPQQPSSPYKPRLQPGYLSPTIANSPTSSASSSINDNINELVANSKSIIADVEVKFSGPHVLLKTVSPPIPGQAMRIISALEDLALEILHVNISTADETMLNSFTIKIGIECQLSAEELAQQIQQTFC, from the exons ATGGAACCCCAGAAAAGTCTATTAATGGATGAAAGCTTATGTGATATTTTCAAAGACACAGAATTTGGGGACACACACTTTGGTGGAGGGGATCTCTTTTCCATTTTGGAGAGCATAGATGACTTGAAAGATTTTCCTCCCACCAACAACAATGAAGCTGTTATTGGCCGaacttcaaaagaaaatgagcaaAATTCAAGAATGGTGTCCCAAAAGGTTTTAATATCTTCAAGTGCCCCACAAGATTCTGAAACTGAGCATGAAATCTCACCCAAAAGCAAGAGACAAAAGCTTCGTTCCACATCGCCAGAGGAACTACAGAAGGTGTCTCACATAACCGTGGAGCGCAACCGAAGAAAGCAAATGAATGAGAACCTGTTGGTCTTGAGGTCTCTTATGCCTTCCTTTTATGTCAAACGG GGAGACCAAGCATCAATAATTGGAGGCGTGGTTGATTACATCAACGAAATGCAGCAGCTGCTGCAGTGCCTAGAGgccaagaaacaaagaaaagtttACATTGAAGTCCTAAGCCCTAGGCTAGTTTCAAGCCCAAGGCCCTCACCACTGAGCCCTAGAAAACCACCCTTGAGCCCTAGAATAAGCCTCCCCATTAGTCCAAGGACTCCACAACAACCTAGTAGCCCTTACAAGCCCAGGTTGCAGCCAGGATACCTTTCCCCAACCATAGCCAACTCTCCTACTTCTTCAGCTTCTTCTTCCatcaatgataatattaatgAGCTTGTTGCTAATTCAAAGTCCATTATAGCTGATGTTGAGGTCAAGTTTTCAGGTCCACATGTGCTTCTGAAGACTGTGTCACCACCAATTCCTGGCCAGGCCATGAGAATAATATCAGCTCTTGAAGACCTAGCACTAGAAATCCTCCATGTGAACATTAGCACTGCTGATGAAACCATGCTAAACTCATTCACTATTAAG